TTGCCGATGACCAGGGGCCCGTTGAGCTTGGCGCTCGGGTGGATGATGGTGCCTTCGCCGATGTAGATGCCGGGCTCACGCTCGGGGTAGGGCATGTCGATCTTGACCTTGCCCTCGAGGATGTCGTAGTGCGCTTCGCGGTAGGCCTGGAGGTTGCCCACATCCTCCCAGTAGCCGCTCGCGATGTAGCCGTACATGGGGTCGTTGCGGCGCAGCAAGAGGGGGAAGAGGTCCTTGGAGAAGTCCACTTCCTTCTCGGGCTCCAAGAGGCGCAGGACCTCGGGCTCGAGGATGTAGGTGCCGGTGTTGATGGTGTCGGAGAAGACCTCGCTGGAGCTGGGCTTCTCGAGGAAGCGCTGGATGCGGCCCTGCTCGTCGGTGATGACGACGCCGAACTCGAGCGGGTTCTCGACCCGGTGCAAGAGCAGGGTCGAGAGGGACTTCTTCTGCTTGTGGTAGGCGATCGCCGCCGTCAGGTCAATGTCCGTGAGGCTGTCACCCGAGATCACCAGGAAGGTGTCGTCCAGGTACTGCTCGATGGCCTTGACCGAACCCGCCGTGCCGAGGGGCATCTTCTCCTCGACGGAGTAGGTGATGTTGACCCCGAAGTCGCGGCCGTCCCCGAAGTAGTTCTGGATGACCTGCGGCAAGTAGTAGAGGGTGACGAGGATGTCGGTGATCCCATGCCGCTTGAGGAGGTTGATGATGTGCTCCGCCATGGGGCGGTTCAGCATCGGAACCATGGGCTTGGGAATGTCGCAGGTGAGCGGGCGCAGGCGGGTACCGGAACCGCCGGCCATCAGAACAGCCTTCATCGGGAACTCCTTACTCCATCGTAGGGCGTAACGCTGAGGGTGGCTTGTACGGGATTATGTCGAAAATCTTAACATAAGGGCCCGTGCCTGATAAAGGGGGAGAAAGCCTTTCCGAACAGGTGACTCCGGCCTCATGGGCCGGGGCGATCGCCGCCGCCGAGCTTGCGCCCTTCGCGCGACACGTTAACGAACTTAACGTTCGTTCGCCACCTGCTTTTTAAAAAAGGGGGCAGGCCGATGGCCTGCCCCCTTCTAGGGAGCTAGGCGACAGGCAGGGCGCGACCCGCCTGGTGCAGGACCCGCTCGTAGACGCCGGTGGTGGCGCGAGCGATGTTCTGCCAGTTGTAGACGTGCTCGACCTTGTGGAAGGCGTTCTGGCCCAGGTAATGAGCGTACTCGGGGTTCTTGAGGACCTCGAGGACACCCCAGGCGAGGGACTTGGCATCCCCGGGATAGGTGGTGATGCCAGTGCGGGTGTGGTCGACGATCTCGGCCAGGCCGCCGGTCTCGGCGACGACCGTGGGGAGCTTGGCGCCCATGCCCTCGAGGGCGACGATGCCGAAGGGCTCGTACAGCGAGGGGACCACGTCCACGTCGGCGACCCGGTACAGGCGCAGCAGCGCCGCGTCATCCACGTAGCCGGTGAAGAGGATCTTGTTCTTGATGCCGAGCGCGGCCGCGCGGGCCTTGATCTCGGGCAGGAAGCCACCCTTGCCGACGATCACGAACTTGGCGTCGCGGTACTGGGCAAGGATCTTGGGCGCAGCCTCGACCAGGACCTGGGCACCCTTCTCGGGCACCATGCGGCCGACGAAGAGGACGATCTTCTCGTGGTCCATGGCGAAGCGGCGACGGAACTCCAGGCCGTTCGGGAAGTCGAAGGCGAACTTGGAATAGTCGATCCCGTTGGGGATGATGTCAACCTTGTCGGCGGGCAGGGCGAAGTTGTGCTGGACCTCGCGGCGCATGTAGTCCGAGCAGACGATGACCCGGAAGGCTTCGTAGGTGAGCAGCCACTCCTGCTGGTTGATGTAGGACTGGATCTTGTTGTGGATGCCGTGGTTGCGGCCCGCCTCGGTGGCGTGGATGGTCGCCGTCATGGGCACCCCGAGGGACTGCTTCATGGTGATGGCGGCCTGACCGACCAGCCAGTCATGGGCGTGCACCATGTCGAAGGGCTGGTGCTGGTGCAGGCGGATGGCCTGCTGCAGCATCCCGATGTTCAGGTGCATGATCCAGGTAGTGAAGTCGGTGGTCTGGTCCTGCGAGGGCTGGTTCTTGACCCGGTGGATGTGAACGCCCTTGCGGTGCTCGTACTCGGCGGTGTTGGGGTGATCGGCCGTGATCACGTGGATCTCGTGACCCTGCGAGGCCAGGGCCTCGGAGATCTCCTCGACGTGACGGGCGATGCCGCCCACGATCCGGGGGGGGTATTCCCAGCTCAGCATGCAAATGCGCATCGGTTGGTCTCGTTCCCTTTCATGGATGATTGGACGGGGAGTGGTCGCTTGGGTTCTGGGTTTTTCTTTACAATACTAACAGTATAGGGCATCTCGCCGCACCGGCGCGGTCCGATGCAGGTGCGTGACGATGGCCTCGAGCGCATCCGACGCACCGAAGCCGCCGGACTTGGTGACGACGCGCAGGCCCGAGCCCACCAGCTGGCTGCAAGGGACGGCCGGCAGGACCTCCCCCACGATTTCGAGCTGCTCGCCTTCGAGGGCCGCGCAGACGTGAGCCGCGGTCTCCCCGCCCACCAGCACCAGGTTGGTCACCGCACCCTGGGCGACGACCCGGCTCACCAGGCGGCCCAGTAGCCCCGAGAGGTGATGGCCCAGCTGGAAGGGGGTCATGCCGACGTCCACCCCGAAGCCCTGATCCCGCCCGAGCTGCTCGTCGCTCTCGACGGTCGCAAGCACCACGTCGAGGCCCGCGAAGAGGCCTTGCAGGACCTGGCGCGCGAGGCCTTCGAGCTCCTCATCGCCCTTCAGGACCAGTTGCCGCACGTCCACCGGCACCCGGCGGGTCTGCGGGCCGAGGGCCTGGATCTGGGCGAGGCTCGTCGGGTTGGCGCTACCGCAGACCACCAGCACGGGCGGAGTCCTGCCGACGAGCGCCGGCCCCTGGGGCGAAGGCTGCGCGCCCAAAAGGGGCGCCTTGCCGCTGACCCGGCACAGGGCGGCGGCGAGGCCCGCCGAGCCCGCCGGCAGGATCATGAAGGGCAGGCGATGGATGGCCTGGGCGATCGCGTCCAAATCCTCGCGGCGCGTGGCGTCCACCGCCACCAGCCGCACCCCCTCGGCCTGCAGGCGCAACAGGTCGAAGGCGATCGCTTCCCACCCGCGCAGGACCGACGAGAGACCGATAAGCCCCGTCCTCTCGCCCGAAGCCGCCAAGAGAGCCGGCAGGTACGACGCCGTGACCGGGGCGAGCGGGTCGCGGGCATAGCTCGAAAGCTCCACCGGCACCCCGTCCACCAGCTGGTAGCCGCCCACCGTGAGGCGACCGGCCTCGGGGAAGGCGGGGACCACGACCGCGAGCTGAGCGCCGACGGCGCGGCGCATGGCGGCCGTCTCGACCCCCACGTTCCCGCGCAGGGTCGAATCCAGCTTCTTGTAGAAAGAGCCGCAGCCCGCCCCCAACAGGGCGTAGACCGCTTCGCGGGTGCGACTGGCCGCCTCGTTGGCCTCCAGGTGACGGGTCGCGGCGTTGACGCTCAGGACCCCGACCTCGGCGCCAGCCGCCAACTCGCGCCCGTCCGGGGCGAACGAAGGCAGCACCCGGGTGCGCAGCCCCGCCTGGTGGAACTGCAACCCCGTGTCGCTTGCACCGGTCAGGTCGTCGGCGACGACCCCGATGCGCCGGGCGGCGAGGTTCAGAACGGCAGCTCCGCTTCGGCGCCACCGCCGCCGAAGCCACCGGGGGCTCGGCCGCTTTCCTGGCGGCTGCCCAGCAGGCGCAGGTTGCTCGCCGCGATGATGGGCATCTCGTGCTTCTGACCCTGCTGATCGGTCCAGCGGCTGAACTCCAGGCGGCCCTCGATGCCGATCAGGCTCCCCTTGCGCACGTACTCGTTCGCGATCTCGGCCTGCTTGCCCCACAGCTCGATGCGGAACCAGTCGGTCGAGTCGACGCCCTCGGCACGCTTGACGGGGCGGTTGACCGCCAGGTTGAAGGTGGTCTTCACGCGGCCGGTTTCGAAGTACTTGATCTCGGGGTCGGCCCCGACGCGCCCGACCAGGACCACGGAATTGAGCATGATCGCCTCCTCGCGGGAATCATTGCATAGTTGAAACGAATCGCTTCATCATAGCACGGGACCGGCGCCAAGCGCCGATCCGCAGGCTGGAAGGCAAGCGAGCAGCAAGCGGGCAGGAAGCCCACGGAGCCGCGAGCGGCTCAGGGGCTCAGCGCGTCCGCGTGAAGGCCGCCTGCTTCTGGGAGCCGCTGAGGGTGAGGGGCTTCTCCCCGACCGCGAAATCCGACGCGTAGGTCGCTCCCCCCGCGCGCCCGCCGCGCATGGCGAGGGTCGTCTCGGCGGGCGCCTGAGGACGGCTCGGCGCCGCCTCGAAGACCTGGGCGGTCTGGGTCGTGAGCCAGTAGTTCCGGCGCGCCTCCTCGCTCAGGTAGCCCGGCGGGTTGGTGAAGTTGCCGTTGAGGCCGTGGGCCGTCAGGATCTCGCCCATGCCGTTCGGGTGCACGTTGGCGATGCGGATCCCGAAGACGTTGGGGCCGGTCTGGTCGGCCAAAAAGACGTAGGTGTCCCCGTTCTCGCCCTTCGCCGTGAAGATCCGCTCCACTCCGCCGTCGCTGCGCGTTACGGTGGTCATGGTCCCGTTCATCACCAGCGGCAGCGAGATCCCGAGCGACTTGGCGTAGCCCAGCAGATCCGCCACGCCCACCTTGAGGGTGTTGGCGAGCGAGAGGGTCGTCGCCTGAGCCGACTCGGTCCGGTTGCCCGTCACGACGACCGGCTTGCCCGTAGCATCCCGGTAGGGGTTGCCGTTCGGATCGGTGAGGGCGGAGCCGACCGGCACCCCGGCGCTCGAGAGGGCCTGGACCGGCTGAGGGGCCTGCATGGCCCAGGCGGGAGCCGCCATCAGGGCCACCACGAGGCCAAGAACTAAACTCAATGCACGGAAGCCGACCATCTTGCGCGCTCCTCTCTCAAGGGGACGCAAGAATTGTCGGCGCTCCGGGCGATGAAGTGACGTCCTTTAAATGAAGCTTTCCTCAGCTTTAACCCCCGTCGCGGGGAGCGTTGACGATCTTGATGCGCTGCACGGTCGCACCGTCCTTGGTGGCCGTCATCTGGTAGGTGCCCATCGGCACCCCGTAGAAGGCGTAGTTGCCGTCCGCGCGCGAGCGGGTCGCCATCCTAAAGGAGTTGTCGCCCTCCAGGACAACGTCCGCCCCCGGGCAGGCCCGACCGTCCGGCCAGACCAAGTGGCCGATCACCGTGGAGTTCGGCTCCATGTAGACCGCATTGGCCTTGACCAGGCCGGCCGGCCCCGAGTAGGCCGCCTCGAGCGGATCCCCGGCAGGTGCCCCCTCGGCGAAGATGGCGAGGCGCTCGCCGCCGATCGGCAGGGCCGCCCCGGTCTGGGGATCGAACGGACGCATCAGCGCGACGGTCCCCCGGAACACGCCGGTGTTCGGACCCGTCTCGACGAGCGTCAGGGACTTGCCCGCCTTATCGGTCCCGGACGAGAGGACGACCGTGACCTTCTCGACCACGTCCGGCTTGGTGTTGGCACGGACGTCCCGGACCTCCACGTCCGCCGCCAGATCCGAGACGCTGCTCTTGATCCAGCGGATTTCGGCCGAGGGTGGCGCGGGCGACGTGTAGCGGATGGGGTCGTAGGAGCCCCACAGCCCGCAGCCCACAAGGGCGACGAGCGCCATGGGGCCGAGGAATTTCAGCTGCCGCATCATTTGGCTCCCATCTTCACGGCCTCAGCGGCCGCTTGCGTCTCCTTGTGCTTGGCCCCAAGGTAGGCGTCGATCGGCGCCGCCACGCTCAGGCCCAAGAGGCCGATGCCCCCCGTGCGGGCGAGGCCCTCGTTCTGGGTCTGCATCCCGTAGAGGGCCACCCCGTACATGGCAGCCGCCGCCCCGGCGTAGATCGCCCCGCGTCCCCAGTCGCCCACGTAGGCCTGGCCGGCCCCCGGCAGGATGAGCGAGGCCCCGGCCGCCACCCACGGATTGGGCAGGCTCGGCAGAGCACCGTCCGCCGGAATCTTGGGCATCGGCATGGTCACGACCTCCCCGTCGGCGATGGCCTTGCGGGGCACGTACGCCTCGGCGGGCGCGTCGGGCGTCACCGGCGGGGCCACCCGCGTGGGCGGCATCACGGGTGCAACCCGCGGCGCCGGGGCTTTCGCGCCCATCGCGAAGGGATCACGGGGGGCCGGGTGAGGCTGCTTGACGCGCGGCGTGGGAACGCGCGGGGAGAGCGAGGCGATGCGGATCCCTTTGCGGGGGTGCGTCGCAAGCGGAGCGCGCGACTGAAAGAGCTTCAAGCGCTGGCCGGGAAAGATCAGGTGCGGGTTCGTGCCCACCACCCGACGATTGAGAGCGTACAGGCGCGGCCACTGCGAGGCGCTGCGCAGCTTGCGCTCGGCGATGACCGACAGCGAGTCACCGGACTTGACGCGATACGTGGACTGGCTGGTCTGCGGTTTGGCCTCGACGCCGGGGGCCGCAAGCAGGACGGCCGCCGTCAGGCCGAGCGCCCAGGCGGCGCGCCGGGTTCCGTCTCTTCGAAGCATGGCCATGGGTCACCTCCCTCGGGTCTGTCGCGGTGGGGTGGACGTTCACGGTGATGCGAGGCCCGTCGATACCGGTTCGAAGCAAAGAAGCGAGGTTGGAAAGGAGCAATCGATACCTGCGATCATAGGAGGCAGGCAAGCGTCTGCCCCCGGCAAAAGGCACGAAGATCTTCGGCCCTCGTTGCCCGAAAGCCGCGTCCCATCCGGCTGCCGCCCCGCACCCATGCTATGATCGAGGGGCACGAGAGCGTCTCGCGACACGGCTGCTTTGAGCCGCGAAAAGCCCCTGCCCCGGCCCTTGCCGGGTCGGACGCTCCAAGGAGATGGCCGTGGACGCGATCCTCACCCACACCCACGCAGACTTCGACGCGCTCGGCGCCGCGATTGGCGCTCGCCGCCTCTACCCGGGCGCCGTGATCGCCCTGCCCCCCGCCCTCGACGCGAACGTCGCCCGCTTCGTCGGCCTCTACCGCGACGCCCTGGGCCTGACGCGGCTGGCGGATCTCGATCCCGCCGCCGTCTCGCGGGTCATCCTGGTGGACACCCAGGACCCCCAGCGTGCGGGCAACGTCAAGGGCCTGGTCTCACGCTCCGACCTGGTCTGGGAAGTCTACGACCACCACCCCCCGAGCGATCGCTGCCCCCCGGCCCGGGTCAAAGAGGTCCGCTCCGTCGGCTCCGCCAGCACGATCTTCGCCACCAAGCTCAAGGCGGCGGACGTTCGCCTCACTCCGCCCGAGGCGACCGGCATGCTGCTTGGGGTCTTCGAGGACACCGGCCGGCTGAGCTTCTCGAGCACCACCCCCGAGGACGCCGAGGCCGTCGCCTACCTCCTGACCCAGGGCGCGCGGCTCGATCAGATCGCCGATTACCTGGATCCTCCCCTCGATCCGGTCCAGCAGGAGCTCCTCACCGCCATCCTGGATCACATGGAGACGGTCGACTTCGAAGGCGGGACCGCCCTGCTCGCGGGGCTCGACTTCCGCTCGCCCCTGCCCGAGTGCTCGCTCTTGCTGGAGCGCCTGATGGCCCTCTACCGGCCGACGCTCGCGGTGCTCGCCATCCGTGCCGGCGACTTCACCCAGCTGGTGGGCCGCTCCCGATCGAGCGAGACCGACCTCAAGCGCCTTCTTGCCCCATGGAACGCCAAGGGCCACCCCTGCGCGGTCAGCGCCCACGACGCCACGGGTCCCGACCCGAAGGCCATCGTCGCCGAGGTGCGGGCCCGACTCGAAGGCGGCGAGCGCCTTTCGCTCTCCGCCCGCGACGTCATGAGCAGCCCGGTGCGCGGGCTCGCCTTCCACCAGACCGCCCGCGAGGCCCTCGAAGAGATGCGGCGCTGGGGCCACACGGCCATGCCCGTGCTGCACAACGGCCGGGTCCAGGGCATGATCTCGCGGCGCGACCTGGACCGCGCCATCCACCACGGCTTCGGCGAGCGCAGCATCAAGGGGCTCGTGGCCCGGCGCATCGAGACCGTCCAGCCCGACACCCCGATCGCCGAATTGCGCGAGCGGATGATCGCGTTCGACATCGGGCGCCTGCCGGTCGTGGACGGCGACCAGCTCATCGGCATCGTGACCCGCTCGGACCTGATCCGCGAGCTGGACCGCGAGCCCGGCCGCTTAGGCCCTCGCCCGGGACTCGATCTGGCCGAGCGCATCGCGCGCCTGTGGCCCGCGCACTGGCAAACGGTCCTCGAGACCGTGGGCAAGGTGGCGGGCGATCGCCCCGCCTACCTCATCGGCGGCTCGGTGCGGGACCTGGTGCTCGAACGCCCCAGCTTCGACATCGACGTGATGATCGAGGGCAGCGCCCTCGACGTGGCCCGGGACCTCGCGCACCAGATCGAAGGGGTCCGGGTCAAGCCGCACGAGGCCTTCGGGACCGCGCACGTCGTCTTCCCCGGCGGCGAGCGGCTCGACCTCGCCATGGCGCGGATCGAGCACTACCCGCACCCCGGGGCGCTCCCGGTCGTCTCGCCGGCCACCCTCAAGCAGGACCTCTCGCGCCGCGATTTCACGGTCAACGCCCTGGCCATGCGCATCAACCCGGGCCACTTCGGCGAGGTGAGCGACTACTTCGGCGGGCTCCTGGACCTCGAGACCCGCACCATCCGCGTGCTCCACCCCATCAGCTTCATCGAGGACCCCGTCCGCCTTTTCCGGGCGGCCCGCTTCGAGCAGAAACTCGGCTTCGTCATGGACCCCGTCACCGAGTCCTACGGCCACTACGCCATGGCCTCGGGGCGCTTCGACGGCATGGCCAATGAGCGCCTCAAGCTGGAGCTGCGCCTCGGCCTCTGCCTTTCGCGCGTCGCGCCGCTCTGCGCGCGCCTCTCGGAGCTCGGCGCGTGGCGGATGCTCTCGGCGACCCTCGCGCTCACCCCCGAGACCTCGCGCCGCATGCGGCGTTTCGACCGACTCATGCGCAGCCTGAGGCCTGCGGACCAGGCTGCGCCCGAACGGTGGCTCACCCCTCTAGCCCTCTTGGTCGATCCCCTCGAAGCGCCCGAGCGCAGCCGCGCCCTCGACGCCCTCAATCTTCGCAAGGACGAGCGCGCCATCTTGGAGGCCGCCCACCGCGGAACCTCCATGCTCTCCGAGCAGTCCAAGGAGTGGGAGGCGCGCTCCGACGCGGAGCTTGCGCGTCTGCTCGAAGGGATGCCCGACGAGGCCCTCTGGGCCATGGCCGCGTCCACGGCCAGTAGCACCCTGAGACGGCGCCTCTGGCGGTACGCGACCGTGCTGCGCCACCTGCGCCTCCAGCGGGTGGACGGCGACTGGCTCAAGGCGCGGGGGCTCCCCCCCGGGCCGCGCTACAAGGAGATTCTCGGCGCGCTCTTGGACGCACGCCGCTCGGGAGAGCTCGAGACCCCGGAGGCCGAAGAGGCCTTCGCCCACCGCCTCATCACCGACCGGAGCCAACCGGTCCTGTAAGGTTCCCACGAGAAAGGATGTCGCCATGTTCGGGCTACTAACGGGCAGCGCCGACGGTCATGACCTGATCAACCGTGCCCTCATCTGGCTGCCGCTCGCAGTCGTCTCGCTCTCGCTGCACGAGTTCGGGCACGCGGCGACCGCCTACGCCTTCGGCGACCAAACCCCCAAGTCGGACGGCCGCATCACCCTCAACCCCTTCGCACACCTGGACTTCTTCGGGACCCTCATGATGCTGCTGGGGCCGATCGGCTGGGCCAAGCCCGTGCGGATCGACCCTTCGGCCATGCGTGGCGGCCGCTTCGCCGAGCTGGTCGTCTCGTTCGCGGGCCCGGCCATGAACCTGCTGCTCGCGCTCCTCGCCGCCGCCGGTCTCAAGTACCTGAGCTTTACCGGGGAATACGCGGGAGCCAACGACGTCCTGCAGGTCCTGTTCTTCCTGAACATCGGGCTTGCCGTCTTCAACCTGCTGCCGATCCCGCCCCTCGACGGGGGGCACATCTGGCCCGCCATCCTGCCGCGCTCCCTGCACCCGGCCTACTACCACTTCCTGCCCTACGGCATGATCCTGCTCATCGTGCTGGTCATGTGGCCCGGCGCCAACTCCGGCCTCTCGCAGCTCGTCTACACGGTGGCGCGCTTCATCTTCGGGCTGCTGCCTTGAGCACCCGGGCCCTCACCCGCGTTCGGCAGGTCTGGGACCTGCTGACCAAGCGAACCTCACCCGAGGACGAGGTGTGGGCCCTCTCCGTGCTCCAGGGGCCCGAAGTCACTCTCTACCGTGGCATGCAGCGCTACGATCGCTACCACTGCACCAGCGTCGCGCGCCGCTTCGCCGAACTCGAACCGCCGGCGTGGGCCCTCAAGGGGGCGCTACTGCACGACTGCGGCAAGCCCTGGGGCTACGGCCTGTTCTGGCGCGTCTTCGTCGTGCTCTTCCCCGATCCTGACATCCCATCGGCTCCTCGGGCACGCCTGCCATGGCGCTGGGCGCAGCAGCTCTACCGCTGGCACGGCCTCTACGGCGCCGAGCGCGCCCGCGCGGCCGGGCTCAACGAGGATGCCTGCACCATCATCCGCGACCACCACGCCCGCGGGGCCGTTCAGGGCGACGCCCCCTGGCTCGCGGAGTTCCAGCGCATCGACGACGACTGAACCTCGACGCCTTCCCGCCGTTCCGCCTAACCTCAAAGGGGAGGGCTCTTTCCCACTCTACTTAGCGCGAAAGCTCGTCCGCGCGCGCCAAAAGACGCTCGGCGTCTCCGGTGATCTCCCAGAGCTTGTCCTTGGACTTGTCGCCCGATACGAGGCGCACCGCTCCCTTGGCCACCCCGAACAGCTCGGCGAGGAAGGCCTGGCAGGCGCCGTTGGCGGCGTTGTCCACGGGCGGTGCCGTCAAGCGCAGCTTGAGGCGCGCCTCGCCGCCTTCCCCGAAGAGGCCGCAGACCTCGTTGCGGCTCGCTCTCGGCTGGAGGCGCACCGCGAGGCGAATCCCCGCTGATATGGACCTGGCTGGCGACGCCATGGGCTCTCCTTCTTATCGGGAGCCTGTTGCCCCCATCGGCAGCATTGTAACCCAAGGAAGAAGGCCGCCCACTGGTGAGCGGCCTTCTTCCTTGGGTTTGGTCTTTTAGATCCGGACGGCGAACAGGGGGGCCGAGACCGGCATCTGCCACACGACGGTGTTCTTCGAATCGACCTCGATAACCCGGTTGTTGCCGGTATCGGCGATGAGGGTGGTGCCGCCGGGGAGGCGGATGGCGCTGTTGGGGTTGCTGAGGTTCTTGCCGTCAGCCACCGGGCGGCTGCCGCCGATCATCCACACGAGCTGGCCCTGGGGATTGACCTCCATCACGCGGTTGTTGCCGGAATCGGTGACGAGGGTGTTGCCGTTCGCGAGGCGGGTGGCGTGGGTCGGACGGTTGACGATGTTCCCCGAGCCGTCGCCCAGACCCCACACCGGGTTGCCGCTGCGATCGACCTCGACCAGGCGGTTGTTGCCGGTGTCGACGATCAGGGTGGTGCCGGTGCGCTGCCGCTCCGCCCAGCGGGGGGCGTTGAGGCGGGTCTTCATCTCCCACACCTTCTTCTCGGTGGCATCCATCTCGACGATGCGGTTCTTGCCGGTATCGGCGACCAGGATGGTGCCCGAGGGGGTGTAGTTGGCGCCGCGGGGGGCCTTGAGGCCGCCCAGGCCGAGGGTCATCCACGAGGTGGCGTTGTAGGTCTTGAGGGTGGTGCCCTTCTCGGTGGTCTCGACGACGGCGTCCTTGCGGGCGTCGGCGATGAGCAGGTTGCCCGAGGTGGGGTGGACCACGGCGCTCCAGGCCTCGCTGGTCTTGGCGTTGGCGACCGGGTTGCGCCACTGGTCGACTTCGAGGACCGTCGCGGTGCCGGTGATGACGGTGTGCTGGGCGCGGTTGCCGGCCGACTGGGGCGCCATCTCGATCACGAGCGAGTTCGAGGTGCCGGCCTTGACCGTCAGGTCGCGAACGCCGTCGTGGAAGCCCGCGTAGCTCGACTTGATGCGCTGCTGACCGGCGGGGACGTTCTCGAGCTTGTAGTGACCGGTGCTGTCGGCGACGGCCGAGACGCCGGCGCCCACGACTTCGACCTTGGCGCCGGGCAGGGCGCGCTCGGTGCCGGCGACCTTGACGGTGCCGGCGATGATGCCGCCGGGGCCCGCGTGGGTCTGAAGGGTGATGGTGACGGCCTCCGAGCGGCCGTTGCCGACGCTGACGTTGCTCGCGCGGCCGGTGGCGCCGTCGTACTCGGCGACCACGGTGTAGCCGTCGCCGGCGGGCAGGCCTTCGAACACCGCCTGGCCTTCTTCGTCGGCCTGGACGCCGGTGCCGGCCGCCTGGCCGTCCGCGTTGGTGACTTCGACGTTGGCGCCGGGGACGGGACCCTGGTCGTCCTGGACGAGGACGGTGAGCTTGGCGGCGCCGGCGGTGTCGCGGGTGAGGGGGGTGCGCCCGCAGCCGGTGACCGAGACCGCGACCAGCAGGGAAAGAAGCGCGCTGGCGAAAGTGATTCGCTTCATCTTACTTCCCTCCCACGGGCTTCTTGCCCATGTAGAACCGCATCGCGGGGGTGTTGCTCTTGGCCCAGGCCTTGGCCTTCATCGCGTTGTCCGGGCTGTCGTTCTTCACCGCGGTCACCGACCAGGTGTAGGTGCCGGCGGGATTGAGGACCTGGGTCCAGACCGCGGGCAGGGTCCCGGGCATCACATCCACCTGGTTGCCGTAGGTGATGTTGGTGCCGTTCTTGTGCGAGCGGTAACCGCGCCACATGGGCATCAGGGTCACGCTCGAGAAGACCTCGACGTAGTAGCCGTCGGCATCGCCCACCGTGCCCCAGGCGAACTCGGGGGTGGTCCCGGCCAGGTTGTCGGTCCCGTCGGCGGGCTTGAGGCTGTCCTTCGGGGGGATGGCGATGGGGTAGAGGGGGGTGGCGTTGTCCTCGCCCGCGGCGATCACGTTGCCGGCGTTGTCGAGGGCCTCGACCCGGTAGTCGTACTTGACGCCGATCTTGAGGTTCATCAGGCCGCCGTCCTGGTAGCCACGGAAGCTCGAAGGCACGTTGGCGCGGATGTAGAACTTCTCGTCGAGGGCGCCCTCTTCGCGGCGGCTGACGCGGTACTGGGCCGCACCCTCGGACTTGCTCCAGGTGATGGTGGTGTAGACCGAGGTGCGGTTGAACAGCGCGACGTTGGTGATGGACGCCAGGGGGTTGGAGGTGACGGTGTTGGCCACCACGCGCACGTTGACCTTCCCGGGATCCGAGGGGGGCTCGGGCTGGGGAATGGGCTGCGGGATGTTGGTGGGAACGTCGTCGCCGTACTCGTTCTTGGGGGTGCTGGGGACCTCTTCGCGCTGCTGCTTGGTGGGGGTCACCGAGCGACCGTCGGGGGACTTCTTGCCGGTGCTGTCGCCGGGCGAAGGGAGGCTCGAGCCGCAGCCGACGAGGGCCGTCGTGAGGATGGTGGCGGCAAGGGCCAAGGCTGCGTGACGCCC
The DNA window shown above is from bacterium and carries:
- a CDS encoding HD domain-containing protein, producing MSTRALTRVRQVWDLLTKRTSPEDEVWALSVLQGPEVTLYRGMQRYDRYHCTSVARRFAELEPPAWALKGALLHDCGKPWGYGLFWRVFVVLFPDPDIPSAPRARLPWRWAQQLYRWHGLYGAERARAAGLNEDACTIIRDHHARGAVQGDAPWLAEFQRIDDD
- a CDS encoding carboxypeptidase regulatory-like domain-containing protein, encoding MKRITFASALLSLLVAVSVTGCGRTPLTRDTAGAAKLTVLVQDDQGPVPGANVEVTNADGQAAGTGVQADEEGQAVFEGLPAGDGYTVVAEYDGATGRASNVSVGNGRSEAVTITLQTHAGPGGIIAGTVKVAGTERALPGAKVEVVGAGVSAVADSTGHYKLENVPAGQQRIKSSYAGFHDGVRDLTVKAGTSNSLVIEMAPQSAGNRAQHTVITGTATVLEVDQWRNPVANAKTSEAWSAVVHPTSGNLLIADARKDAVVETTEKGTTLKTYNATSWMTLGLGGLKAPRGANYTPSGTILVADTGKNRIVEMDATEKKVWEMKTRLNAPRWAERQRTGTTLIVDTGNNRLVEVDRSGNPVWGLGDGSGNIVNRPTHATRLANGNTLVTDSGNNRVMEVNPQGQLVWMIGGSRPVADGKNLSNPNSAIRLPGGTTLIADTGNNRVIEVDSKNTVVWQMPVSAPLFAVRI
- a CDS encoding DUF167 domain-containing protein, producing MASPARSISAGIRLAVRLQPRASRNEVCGLFGEGGEARLKLRLTAPPVDNAANGACQAFLAELFGVAKGAVRLVSGDKSKDKLWEITGDAERLLARADELSR